A genomic segment from Nocardia cyriacigeorgica GUH-2 encodes:
- a CDS encoding DUF488 family protein, translating into MPDDELPDGAIYTVGHSTMPIAEFAELLRGYEIAQLVDIRTIPRSRHNPQFNSDALAESLPGNGIDYTHMAALGGLRHSRKDSPNTGWRNKSFRGYADYMQTAEFAAALDGLMRLGRAARTAIMCAEAVPWRCHRSLVADALLVRGVPVVEIMSATNWRPHTLTSFARVDGTRLTYPPEDPEEEARS; encoded by the coding sequence GTGCCGGACGACGAACTGCCCGACGGTGCGATCTATACCGTCGGGCATTCCACGATGCCGATAGCGGAATTCGCCGAGTTGTTGCGCGGCTATGAGATCGCGCAGCTGGTCGATATCCGCACGATTCCGCGGTCGCGGCACAACCCGCAGTTCAACAGCGACGCATTGGCGGAAAGCCTGCCCGGTAACGGGATCGACTACACACATATGGCGGCGCTGGGCGGGCTGCGGCATTCCCGGAAGGACTCGCCGAATACCGGGTGGCGCAACAAGAGTTTCCGTGGCTACGCCGATTACATGCAGACCGCCGAGTTCGCCGCCGCGCTCGACGGACTCATGCGACTGGGCCGCGCGGCACGCACCGCGATCATGTGCGCCGAGGCGGTGCCGTGGCGCTGCCATCGCTCGCTGGTCGCCGACGCACTGCTCGTGCGCGGGGTGCCGGTGGTCGAGATCATGTCGGCGACCAACTGGCGCCCGCATACGCTGACCTCGTTCGCGCGGGTCGACGGGACGCGGCTGACCTATCCGCCGGAGGACCCGGAGGAGGAGGCCCGATCCTGA
- a CDS encoding RDD family protein, which translates to MVSAGGYDPRFGAAAGVTPGGLGKRAAARFIDWILAMIVGAIFFWLLNKAWDTPDWVSILPGAGFGFLYFLGFEVATGSTPGKKILGLHVNGSGGAPKPSVKDSALRNAYMLLNLIPCIGPILWFIAAIAIAVTISSSPTKQGWHDRLAGTQVIDE; encoded by the coding sequence ATGGTGAGCGCAGGTGGATACGATCCTCGCTTCGGTGCGGCCGCGGGGGTCACTCCCGGCGGACTCGGCAAACGCGCCGCAGCCCGGTTCATCGACTGGATTCTCGCGATGATCGTCGGCGCGATCTTCTTCTGGCTACTGAACAAGGCCTGGGATACCCCCGACTGGGTGTCGATCCTGCCGGGCGCCGGATTCGGGTTCCTGTACTTCCTCGGCTTCGAGGTGGCCACCGGGTCCACCCCGGGTAAGAAGATTCTCGGGCTGCACGTCAACGGGTCCGGGGGCGCGCCCAAGCCGAGCGTCAAGGATTCGGCGCTGCGCAATGCCTACATGCTGCTGAACCTGATTCCGTGCATCGGCCCGATCCTGTGGTTCATCGCCGCGATCGCGATCGCGGTCACGATCAGTTCCAGCCCGACCAAGCAGGGCTGGCACGACCGGCTGGCCGGCACGCAGGTCATCGACGAATAA
- a CDS encoding VOC family protein, with product MALNWKLVIDSRDSATLADFWAAALEYEVEDPTVLVEQLLAAGQLPESAVLEHGGRKTFRGYAAIRHPDDPFDPASGVGRGRRLLFQDVPEAKTVKNRLHIDVHSAPGGLDELVRRLEDLGATRVEEFDRGPAGHWWVMRDPEGNEFCAA from the coding sequence ATGGCATTGAACTGGAAGCTCGTGATCGATAGCCGGGACTCGGCGACGCTGGCCGATTTCTGGGCCGCGGCCCTCGAATACGAGGTCGAAGACCCCACCGTGCTGGTCGAGCAGTTGCTCGCGGCCGGGCAGCTACCGGAAAGCGCGGTGCTCGAGCACGGCGGGCGCAAGACCTTCCGCGGTTACGCCGCGATCCGGCATCCCGATGATCCGTTCGACCCGGCCAGTGGCGTCGGCCGGGGGCGGCGGCTGCTGTTCCAGGACGTCCCCGAAGCCAAGACCGTGAAGAACCGCCTGCACATCGATGTGCACAGCGCACCGGGCGGCCTCGACGAGCTGGTGCGGCGGCTCGAAGACCTCGGCGCGACCCGGGTCGAGGAATTCGACCGCGGGCCGGCCGGGCACTGGTGGGTCATGCGCGATCCGGAGGGCAACGAGTTCTGCGCCGCCTAG
- a CDS encoding nuclear transport factor 2 family protein gives MDLQTIADRIAIGDLLTRYAHAVDTKDWPLYRTVFTPDAQIDYTTAGGPSGDLDTVVSQLSVALELFSRTQHFVSNVDVALDGDQARVRAMFFNPMIVSTGKQFFCGGWYNHDLVRTPDGWRSTRLVEDSAWFEGLEQAFT, from the coding sequence ATGGATCTACAGACCATCGCCGACCGGATCGCCATCGGCGATCTGCTCACCCGCTACGCGCACGCCGTCGACACCAAGGACTGGCCGCTGTACCGCACGGTGTTCACCCCCGACGCCCAGATCGACTACACCACCGCAGGCGGCCCCAGCGGCGATCTGGACACGGTGGTGTCACAGCTGTCGGTGGCGCTCGAATTGTTCTCCCGCACCCAGCATTTCGTCTCCAATGTCGACGTCGCGCTCGACGGCGACCAGGCCCGGGTGCGGGCGATGTTCTTCAACCCGATGATCGTCTCGACCGGCAAGCAATTCTTCTGCGGCGGCTGGTACAACCACGACCTCGTCCGCACTCCCGACGGCTGGCGCAGCACCCGCCTGGTGGAGGATTCGGCATGGTTCGAGGGGCTCGAGCAAGCCTTCACCTGA
- a CDS encoding nuclear transport factor 2 family protein: MDLVAIEAIRALKYRYFRTLDLKLWDEFADTLAHDVEGRYGTHALGEPLVLTGREAVVGFLRDNMGPGIVTTHVANHPEIHVDGEQATGSWLFEDTVIATDYGVLIRGSGYYSDRYRRDPDGVWRITATGYVRIYESSQSLADTPSHRLLSNMWAPSA, translated from the coding sequence ATGGACCTGGTGGCAATCGAAGCCATTCGCGCGCTCAAGTATCGCTACTTCCGCACGCTCGATCTGAAGCTGTGGGACGAGTTCGCCGACACCCTCGCCCACGACGTCGAGGGCCGCTACGGCACCCACGCGCTCGGCGAGCCGCTGGTGCTCACCGGGCGCGAGGCCGTTGTCGGATTCCTGCGCGACAACATGGGCCCCGGCATCGTCACCACGCATGTGGCCAACCACCCGGAAATCCACGTCGACGGCGAGCAGGCCACGGGCAGCTGGTTGTTCGAAGACACCGTCATCGCCACCGACTACGGGGTGCTCATCCGCGGCTCCGGCTATTACTCCGACCGCTATCGCCGCGATCCCGACGGCGTCTGGCGCATCACCGCCACCGGATACGTCCGCATCTACGAATCCTCGCAATCGCTGGCCGACACACCCAGTCACCGGCTGCTGTCGAATATGTGGGCGCCCTCGGCGTGA
- a CDS encoding serine/threonine-protein kinase, with protein sequence MADLPPTQRSAAAGIIAELNTEGFEQAEEIGRGGFGVVYRCAQPDLNRIVALKVLTSDLAAENLQRFLREQRAMGQLSGHPHIVDVFQVGTTTGGHPYLVMPYHAHGSLERRIRDTGPLDWTETLTLGVKIAGALEAAHRVGTLHRDVKPGNILLTDYGEPQLSDFGIARPAGDFQTAAGIITGSPAFTAPEVLEGETPTVASDIYGLGATLFCALTGHVAYERREGEQVLAHFLRVAAQPVPDLRHEGVPDDVSAAIEQAMARTPGERFESAAAFGEHLRAIQRRHDLPVDELALPPAAAPRIATAPTPHPRGRSTAPPTPATKYRPPASARSPVIRKRLLDRLRSGAGKRLTLIHAPSGFGKTMLAARWRDELCEAGGAVAWLTVDSDDDNVAWFLEHLVEAVRLPRPALAAGLEQLLGQYPEDPARHVLTALIDHLHGADDQLTLVLDDWQRVTGTESVAALRFLLEHGCHHLPLVLTSTSTADLPLSRLRLSGELVEIDTEALRFDADEVRTLLAEAGCLRPAVDIDGLTQTTDGWAVALQLAVLSLRAGEDPAQLLTALSEHADIGDYLAENVLDGLDQSTVEFLTTTSVCDRLCGGLATALTGSEHAAAILDDIEHRGLFLERVGPDRQWYRYHALFAGYLRRRLERDRPPGEIDALHLRAAAWFARHDLLNEAVDHALAAGDPEHAVDLVEEGATHLLEHAKMTTMLGILAKLPASAILARPRIQLWIAWVNLVLRRPSTPAEVALARFAAALEQMPSSADEIVDLRAEAAVIDSVAEVFNDRIDRIDGLLAEVLSRPGDFPPRVAGVAGNIDSFGAIYRFDFDAARRRQQWVTPYHEATGPFVRVYGRCATGIAAREQLDIPAAYAAFDAAFELATETMGVRSHAARIAGALLSELRYYSGDLDGALRLLPDYRELAAEGGGLVDVMIATYATAARIEAAHGDRDAATARLAEGMRQAEQLGLARLAARLRTERIRLGLGVSEAVAQQLLRPRSLHCADGIATITAELDEDSAIRLLLLRHRDEEACARALALAAAIDPDRRPLAALGATLLLSAVLRLTGRAGEAEQLGAPAAARCRESGLPQFLLDATTVAPPSSG encoded by the coding sequence ATGGCCGACCTGCCGCCGACCCAGCGCAGCGCAGCTGCCGGGATCATCGCGGAACTGAATACCGAAGGCTTCGAGCAGGCCGAAGAGATCGGGCGTGGCGGCTTCGGCGTCGTCTACCGGTGCGCCCAGCCCGATCTGAACCGGATCGTCGCGCTGAAGGTGCTCACCTCGGATCTGGCCGCGGAGAACCTGCAACGATTCCTGCGCGAACAACGCGCGATGGGGCAGCTGTCGGGCCATCCGCACATCGTCGACGTCTTCCAGGTCGGCACCACCACCGGCGGCCACCCGTACCTGGTGATGCCCTATCACGCGCACGGATCGCTGGAACGACGCATCCGCGACACCGGTCCGCTCGACTGGACCGAGACCCTGACCCTCGGAGTCAAGATCGCCGGCGCACTGGAGGCGGCGCACCGCGTCGGTACCCTGCACCGGGATGTGAAGCCGGGCAATATCCTGCTCACCGACTACGGCGAGCCGCAGCTGTCGGATTTCGGCATCGCGCGACCGGCCGGTGACTTCCAGACCGCGGCCGGGATCATCACCGGCTCACCCGCCTTCACCGCACCGGAGGTCCTGGAAGGCGAGACACCGACGGTCGCCTCCGACATCTACGGCCTCGGCGCCACCTTGTTCTGTGCCCTGACCGGCCACGTGGCCTATGAGCGCCGCGAGGGTGAGCAGGTGCTGGCGCATTTCCTGCGGGTGGCGGCGCAGCCGGTCCCGGATCTGCGGCATGAGGGCGTCCCCGACGACGTGAGCGCCGCCATCGAACAGGCCATGGCGCGGACTCCGGGCGAACGCTTCGAGTCCGCCGCCGCCTTCGGCGAACACCTGCGCGCGATCCAGCGCCGCCACGACCTGCCCGTCGACGAACTGGCCCTGCCGCCCGCCGCCGCACCGCGCATCGCGACGGCGCCCACCCCGCATCCGCGTGGACGCAGCACCGCTCCCCCGACCCCGGCCACCAAGTACCGGCCGCCGGCCTCGGCGCGCTCGCCCGTCATCCGCAAACGACTCCTGGACCGGCTGCGGTCGGGAGCGGGCAAGCGGCTGACGCTGATCCATGCGCCCAGCGGTTTCGGCAAGACCATGCTGGCCGCGCGGTGGCGCGACGAGCTGTGCGAGGCCGGCGGTGCGGTCGCCTGGCTCACCGTCGACAGCGACGACGACAATGTGGCCTGGTTCCTGGAACATCTCGTCGAAGCGGTACGCCTGCCGAGGCCCGCGCTCGCCGCCGGCCTGGAGCAGCTGCTCGGGCAGTATCCCGAGGACCCGGCCCGCCACGTGCTCACCGCGCTGATCGATCACCTGCACGGCGCCGACGATCAGCTGACGCTGGTCCTCGACGATTGGCAGCGCGTCACCGGCACCGAATCGGTGGCCGCGCTGCGCTTCCTGCTCGAGCACGGCTGCCATCACCTGCCGCTGGTGCTCACCAGCACCTCGACCGCCGACCTGCCGCTGAGCCGGCTGCGGCTCAGCGGCGAACTCGTCGAGATCGATACCGAGGCTTTGCGTTTCGACGCCGACGAAGTGCGGACGCTGCTGGCCGAGGCCGGCTGCCTGCGTCCGGCGGTCGATATCGACGGTCTGACCCAGACCACCGACGGGTGGGCGGTCGCGCTGCAACTGGCCGTGCTGTCATTGCGCGCCGGCGAGGATCCCGCCCAGCTGCTCACCGCACTGTCCGAGCACGCCGATATCGGCGACTATCTCGCCGAGAACGTCCTCGACGGACTCGATCAGAGCACCGTCGAATTCCTGACCACCACCTCGGTCTGCGATCGCCTGTGTGGCGGGCTGGCCACCGCGCTCACCGGGTCCGAGCACGCGGCGGCGATTCTCGACGACATCGAACATCGCGGGCTGTTCCTGGAACGGGTGGGCCCGGATCGCCAGTGGTATCGCTATCACGCACTCTTCGCCGGATATCTGCGCCGCCGCCTCGAGCGCGATCGCCCGCCGGGCGAGATCGATGCGCTGCATCTGCGCGCGGCGGCCTGGTTCGCCCGCCACGATCTGCTCAACGAGGCCGTCGATCACGCCCTGGCCGCCGGCGATCCCGAGCACGCGGTGGACCTGGTCGAAGAAGGTGCCACCCATCTGCTCGAGCACGCCAAGATGACCACGATGCTCGGCATTCTGGCCAAGCTGCCCGCGTCGGCGATCCTGGCACGGCCGCGGATCCAGCTGTGGATCGCCTGGGTGAATCTGGTGCTGCGCCGCCCGAGTACTCCGGCCGAGGTCGCGCTCGCGCGCTTCGCCGCTGCCCTCGAGCAGATGCCGTCGAGTGCGGATGAGATCGTCGACCTGCGCGCCGAGGCCGCCGTGATCGACAGTGTGGCCGAGGTGTTCAACGACCGCATCGACAGGATCGACGGGTTGCTGGCCGAGGTGCTGTCGCGGCCCGGCGACTTCCCGCCCCGGGTCGCGGGGGTAGCGGGCAATATCGACTCCTTCGGAGCGATCTACCGTTTCGATTTCGACGCGGCACGGCGCCGACAGCAGTGGGTCACCCCGTATCACGAGGCGACGGGCCCGTTCGTGCGCGTCTACGGTCGCTGCGCCACCGGCATCGCCGCGCGCGAGCAGCTCGATATTCCCGCCGCGTACGCGGCCTTCGATGCCGCCTTCGAGCTGGCGACCGAGACGATGGGCGTGCGCTCGCATGCGGCGCGGATCGCCGGTGCGTTGCTCAGCGAGCTGCGCTATTACAGCGGCGACCTCGACGGCGCGTTGCGGCTGCTGCCCGATTACCGCGAGTTGGCGGCCGAGGGCGGCGGTCTGGTCGATGTGATGATCGCGACCTATGCCACCGCGGCCCGGATCGAAGCGGCACACGGCGATCGCGACGCCGCCACCGCGCGGCTGGCCGAGGGCATGCGCCAGGCCGAGCAGCTCGGGCTGGCACGGTTGGCGGCGCGGCTGCGCACTGAGCGCATCCGGCTGGGGCTCGGTGTTTCGGAGGCCGTGGCGCAGCAGCTGCTGCGGCCGCGATCCCTGCACTGCGCCGACGGAATCGCCACCATCACAGCCGAACTCGACGAAGACTCCGCGATCCGGTTACTGCTGCTGCGGCACCGCGACGAGGAGGCCTGTGCGCGGGCGCTGGCGCTGGCCGCCGCCATCGATCCGGATCGCCGCCCGCTGGCCGCACTGGGCGCGACGTTACTGCTGAGCGCCGTCCTGCGGCTGACAGGCCGGGCCGGCGAAGCCGAGCAGCTCGGCGCCCCCGCGGCCGCGCGCTGTCGCGAGAGCGGACTGCCGCAATTCCTGCTCGACGCGACAACGGTCGCGCCGCCGTCATCGGGATGA
- a CDS encoding DUF3556 domain-containing protein, translated as MGFLRPNLPVVDYAEWSKGTRSEKIRPMARHWAEVGFGTPVALHLFYVVKIALYILAAWLIVLSTSGIDGFTAVGTWWTEPIVFQKVVLFTMLFEVVGLGCGFGPLNNRFFPPMGSILYWLRPGTIRLPPWPGRVPLTAGTARTPVDALLYGALLILLLVALFSDGTGPIPELDTTVGVLPTWQIVAILAVLGVLGLRDKVIFLAARGEVYGSFTVVFLFSGVDMIVAAKIVFVVIWLGAAISKLNKHFPFVVSTMMSNNPVLRPKAVKRMFFERFPDDLRPGRPSRVLAHGGTAVELLVPLVLFFSHGGWPTAIAAIAMICFHLTILVAIPMGVPLEWNVFMIFGVLTMFVGHADLGLAQVDSPALLALVFAVLIGIVIAGNLFPAKISFLPGMRYYAGNWDTTLWCIKPSADAKIRAGIIAVAAMPAAQLERYYGSKEAAQIPLYLGYAFRSFNTHGRALFTLAHRAMTGNDEAEYTITDGERICSTALGWNFGDGHLHNEQLIEALHQRCGFEPGEVRVVLLDAQPIHTQTQRYRLVDAATGEFERGTVRVEDMVTRQPWDDELPVYPDTADETSRSSR; from the coding sequence ATGGGGTTTCTTCGTCCCAACCTCCCAGTGGTCGATTACGCCGAATGGAGCAAGGGCACCCGGTCGGAGAAGATCCGGCCGATGGCCCGGCACTGGGCGGAGGTGGGGTTCGGTACGCCGGTGGCGCTGCACCTGTTCTACGTCGTGAAGATCGCGCTCTACATTCTCGCCGCCTGGCTGATCGTGCTGAGCACCAGCGGAATCGACGGCTTCACCGCGGTGGGAACGTGGTGGACCGAGCCCATCGTGTTCCAGAAGGTCGTCCTGTTCACCATGCTGTTCGAGGTGGTCGGACTGGGCTGCGGCTTCGGGCCGCTCAACAATCGGTTCTTCCCGCCGATGGGCTCGATCCTGTACTGGTTGCGCCCCGGCACCATCCGGCTGCCACCCTGGCCGGGACGGGTGCCGCTGACCGCAGGCACCGCGCGCACGCCCGTCGACGCCCTGCTCTACGGTGCGCTACTGATCCTGCTGCTGGTGGCCTTGTTCTCCGATGGCACCGGGCCGATCCCGGAGCTCGACACCACCGTCGGTGTGCTGCCGACCTGGCAGATCGTGGCGATTCTCGCGGTACTGGGCGTGCTCGGGTTGCGGGACAAGGTCATCTTCCTCGCCGCGCGCGGTGAGGTGTATGGATCGTTCACGGTCGTGTTCCTGTTCAGCGGCGTCGATATGATCGTCGCGGCGAAGATCGTCTTCGTCGTGATCTGGCTAGGTGCCGCGATCTCCAAGCTGAACAAGCACTTTCCGTTCGTGGTCTCCACGATGATGTCGAACAATCCGGTGCTGCGGCCCAAGGCCGTCAAGCGGATGTTCTTCGAACGTTTCCCCGACGACCTGCGCCCCGGCCGGCCCTCGCGCGTGCTCGCGCACGGCGGGACCGCGGTGGAACTGTTGGTGCCGCTGGTGTTGTTTTTCAGCCATGGCGGCTGGCCCACCGCGATCGCCGCCATCGCGATGATCTGCTTCCACCTCACGATTCTCGTGGCGATCCCGATGGGCGTGCCGCTCGAGTGGAATGTCTTCATGATCTTCGGTGTGCTCACCATGTTCGTCGGGCACGCCGATCTCGGTCTGGCCCAAGTGGATTCCCCGGCGTTGCTGGCGCTGGTGTTCGCGGTGCTGATAGGGATCGTCATCGCGGGCAACCTGTTTCCCGCCAAGATCTCGTTCCTGCCGGGCATGCGCTACTACGCCGGCAACTGGGACACCACGCTGTGGTGCATCAAACCCTCGGCGGATGCGAAGATCCGGGCCGGCATCATCGCGGTCGCGGCCATGCCCGCCGCGCAGCTCGAACGCTATTACGGCAGTAAGGAAGCCGCCCAGATCCCGCTCTACCTCGGCTATGCCTTCCGCTCGTTCAACACCCATGGGCGGGCGCTGTTCACCTTGGCCCACCGCGCCATGACCGGCAACGACGAAGCCGAATACACCATCACCGACGGCGAACGCATCTGCTCCACCGCCCTGGGCTGGAACTTCGGCGACGGTCACCTGCACAACGAGCAATTGATCGAGGCGCTGCACCAGCGCTGCGGCTTCGAACCCGGCGAGGTGCGGGTGGTGCTGCTCGACGCCCAGCCCATCCACACCCAGACCCAGCGCTACCGCCTCGTCGACGCCGCGACCGGCGAATTCGAGCGGGGCACAGTGCGGGTCGAGGACATGGTGACCCGCCAGCCCTGGGATGACGAGCTACCCGTCTACCCGGACACCGCCGACGAGACGAGCCGATCATCCCGATGA
- a CDS encoding MDR family MFS transporter: protein MPNAVTERRTGGQRTPTVIRLLVLATFVVILNETIMINAIPRLMTDLEITERSAQWVSTAFMLTMAAVIPVTGWFLQRVTTRRAYALAMGVFLAGTALSAIAPSFPVLLIGRVIQAGGTAVMMPLLMTTLMTVVPERDRGRVMGNVTLAISVAPAMGPVLSGLVLQVGSWRWLFVLVLPIAGLVTWLGLRRLENVGEPEAGAIDWSSVVFAALGFGSLVYGLSRFETGSVTTPALIVAAGIALIGVFAWRQLRLQRTGTPLLDLRILASGTYTKALIFMSIAFLAMLGSMILLPLYLQNLRGLSPLSTGLLVMPGGMAMGLLGPTIGRLFDRFGGRVLVIPAAIGVTVSLAGFTLISMSTPYWQLLALHILLMVSLAAAFTPVFTLGLGALPQHLYSHGSSMLGTLQQVAAALGTALVVTVMSTRSTSLIDEGVDATTAHLDGMKLAFGVSAALAVIVIVVAVLLPNRASTAEEPDRSDDPQAPQAPELELVKS from the coding sequence ATGCCCAACGCAGTGACCGAACGCCGGACGGGAGGGCAGCGGACTCCGACGGTGATCCGGCTGCTGGTGCTCGCGACCTTCGTGGTGATCTTGAACGAGACCATCATGATCAACGCGATCCCGCGCCTGATGACCGATCTCGAGATCACCGAACGCTCCGCGCAGTGGGTCTCCACCGCCTTCATGCTCACCATGGCCGCGGTCATCCCGGTCACCGGCTGGTTCCTGCAACGCGTCACCACCCGCCGCGCCTACGCCCTCGCGATGGGAGTCTTCCTCGCCGGTACCGCGCTGTCGGCAATCGCGCCGTCGTTCCCGGTCCTGCTGATCGGGCGCGTCATCCAGGCCGGCGGCACCGCAGTGATGATGCCGCTGCTGATGACCACCTTGATGACGGTCGTGCCCGAACGTGACCGCGGCCGCGTCATGGGCAATGTCACCCTGGCCATTTCGGTCGCGCCCGCCATGGGCCCGGTGCTGTCGGGCCTGGTGTTGCAGGTCGGTTCCTGGCGCTGGCTGTTCGTGCTGGTGCTGCCCATCGCCGGCCTGGTCACCTGGCTGGGGCTGCGGCGGCTGGAGAACGTCGGCGAGCCCGAAGCCGGGGCCATCGACTGGTCCAGTGTGGTGTTCGCGGCGCTCGGCTTCGGCAGCCTGGTGTACGGCCTGAGTCGTTTCGAAACCGGTAGCGTCACCACCCCGGCGCTGATCGTGGCCGCCGGTATCGCGCTGATCGGGGTGTTCGCCTGGCGTCAGCTGCGGCTCCAGCGCACCGGGACCCCGCTGCTGGATCTGCGCATCCTGGCCTCGGGCACCTACACGAAGGCGCTGATCTTCATGTCGATCGCCTTCCTGGCCATGCTCGGCTCGATGATCCTGCTGCCGCTCTATCTGCAGAATCTGCGTGGGCTGAGCCCGCTGAGCACCGGACTGCTGGTCATGCCGGGCGGCATGGCGATGGGTCTGCTGGGACCGACCATCGGCCGGCTGTTCGACCGCTTCGGCGGGCGGGTGCTGGTGATTCCCGCGGCGATCGGCGTCACCGTCTCGCTGGCCGGGTTCACCCTGATCTCGATGAGCACGCCGTACTGGCAGCTGCTGGCCCTGCATATCCTGCTGATGGTGTCGCTGGCCGCGGCGTTCACCCCGGTGTTCACCCTCGGCCTCGGTGCGCTGCCGCAGCATTTGTACTCGCACGGCAGCTCCATGCTCGGCACCCTTCAGCAGGTGGCCGCCGCGCTCGGCACGGCGCTGGTGGTGACCGTGATGTCCACCCGCAGCACCTCGCTGATCGACGAGGGTGTGGACGCCACGACCGCGCATCTGGACGGCATGAAGCTGGCCTTCGGAGTCTCGGCTGCCCTGGCCGTGATCGTCATCGTGGTGGCGGTGCTGCTGCCGAATCGGGCGAGCACGGCGGAGGAACCGGACCGGTCCGACGACCCGCAAGCGCCGCAAGCTCCGGAACTGGAGCTGGTGAAGAGCTGA
- a CDS encoding LysR family transcriptional regulator — translation MELQQLRYVLAVAETNSFTRAAERCLVVQSALSHQIARLERELGARLFERTSRRVRLTPAGEAFLPAARQCLDAAERAAAEVAAAVGEIRGRLAVGLIPSVAAVDVPAALREFRRRYPHVRISLRVGASEGLAERVEQGALDVAFLGLPPTTQPQGVAAHELARDRLVAVVAPEHPLAGSGPVDLRRLVSEVFVDLPPGTAGRAQSDLAFAAAGLDRDVAFEVSSAEYIARLVGQDLCIAMLPALWVPQLSGVVTVEVTDAPTRVEYVIWSRTTRTPAAGAFLDILGIPIEPGAET, via the coding sequence ATGGAGCTGCAACAACTGCGGTATGTGCTGGCCGTCGCCGAGACCAACAGCTTCACCCGCGCCGCCGAACGCTGCCTGGTCGTCCAGTCCGCCCTCAGCCACCAGATCGCCCGCCTGGAACGCGAACTCGGTGCGCGGCTGTTCGAACGCACCAGTCGCCGGGTGCGGTTGACCCCGGCAGGAGAGGCGTTCCTGCCTGCCGCCCGGCAGTGCCTCGACGCCGCCGAACGCGCGGCCGCCGAGGTCGCCGCGGCCGTCGGTGAGATCCGCGGCCGGCTGGCCGTCGGCCTGATCCCGTCAGTCGCGGCGGTCGACGTGCCCGCCGCGCTGCGCGAATTCCGGCGCCGCTACCCCCACGTCCGGATCAGTCTGCGCGTGGGCGCGAGTGAGGGCCTGGCCGAACGGGTCGAACAGGGCGCACTCGACGTGGCGTTCCTCGGACTGCCACCCACCACCCAGCCACAGGGCGTCGCCGCTCACGAACTGGCCCGTGACCGGCTCGTGGCCGTCGTCGCGCCGGAGCATCCCCTCGCCGGCAGCGGCCCGGTCGACCTGCGCCGACTGGTGTCGGAGGTCTTCGTCGACCTGCCACCCGGCACCGCCGGACGCGCGCAATCGGACCTGGCGTTCGCGGCCGCCGGCCTGGACCGCGATGTCGCCTTCGAGGTCAGTTCCGCCGAGTACATCGCCCGCCTCGTCGGCCAGGATCTGTGCATCGCCATGCTGCCCGCACTGTGGGTGCCGCAGCTCAGCGGCGTCGTCACCGTCGAGGTCACCGATGCGCCCACCCGCGTCGAGTACGTCATCTGGAGCCGGACCACCCGCACCCCGGCGGCCGGCGCCTTCCTCGACATCCTCGGCATCCCGATCGAGCCGGGCGCCGAAACCTGA
- a CDS encoding EamA family transporter yields the protein MKTSAAELVSAGPTAAPGYGNLPLTALTTLTPITWGTTYVVTTELLPPGHPVFAGLLRALPAGLIALAFTRMLPRGAWWWKAAALGVLYIGLPFPLLFLSAEHLPGGVAATLAAAQPLAVAVLAVPVLRERLSMWRVGWGLIGVVGVGLVVLGPNAGLDGVGVVAGVGSAASMALALTLTKRWGRPPEAGPTTFAGWLLTAGGLFLLPLTFLLEGAPPAIDTQAGLGYLWMGLVGGLFAYVVWFRGIAALPVASVAVLVLLSPLVAAILGAVLLGQTLGPIQLTGFALALAAIVAGQLPAPAHDVSPLTPKGTAR from the coding sequence ATGAAAACTTCAGCCGCGGAACTGGTTTCCGCTGGGCCCACCGCGGCGCCGGGTTACGGGAATCTGCCGCTCACCGCATTGACCACACTCACGCCCATCACCTGGGGCACCACCTACGTCGTCACCACCGAACTGCTGCCGCCGGGGCACCCGGTGTTCGCCGGCCTACTGCGCGCGCTGCCGGCCGGGCTGATCGCGCTGGCATTCACCCGGATGCTGCCGCGCGGTGCCTGGTGGTGGAAGGCGGCCGCGCTCGGCGTGCTCTACATCGGGTTGCCGTTCCCGCTGCTGTTCCTGTCGGCCGAACATCTGCCCGGCGGTGTCGCGGCGACCCTGGCGGCTGCGCAGCCGTTGGCGGTCGCGGTGCTGGCTGTGCCGGTGCTGCGCGAGCGCCTGTCGATGTGGCGGGTGGGATGGGGATTGATCGGCGTCGTCGGCGTCGGCCTGGTGGTACTCGGCCCGAATGCCGGCCTCGACGGTGTGGGCGTGGTGGCGGGTGTCGGGAGCGCGGCGTCGATGGCGCTGGCGCTGACGCTCACCAAACGCTGGGGCCGTCCGCCCGAGGCCGGGCCCACCACCTTCGCGGGCTGGCTGCTGACCGCCGGCGGACTGTTCCTGTTGCCGCTGACTTTCCTGCTCGAGGGCGCACCGCCCGCGATCGATACGCAGGCGGGCCTCGGCTACCTCTGGATGGGACTGGTGGGCGGGCTGTTCGCCTATGTCGTGTGGTTCCGCGGGATCGCCGCCCTGCCCGTCGCCTCGGTCGCGGTGCTGGTGCTGTTGTCGCCGCTGGTCGCCGCGATTCTCGGGGCCGTACTGCTCGGTCAGACGCTCGGCCCGATCCAGCTCACCGGCTTCGCGCTCGCGCTGGCCGCGATCGTCGCGGGCCAGCTGCCCGCCCCCGCTCACGATGTGTCACCTCTGACTCCGAAAGGAACTGCTCGATGA